The Streptomyces sp. NBC_01317 genomic interval TCGAGGTTCCCGTTCGCCTGGAGGATCACATAGCCGAGCCCCTCGTCGGCCCCGACGAACTCACCGACGACCGCCCCCGTCACGGCCAGGGTCACGGCGACCTTGAGCCCGGAGAACAGGTGCGGCAGCGACGCCGGGAACCGTATCTTGACGAAGGTCTGCCACGGCTTCGCCCCCATGGTCGCGGAGAGTTGGAGCATCTCCGGGTCAACTGCCTTGAGCCCGGTGACCATCGAGATCACCACGGGGAAAAACGCGATGAGCACGGCGATCAGGATTTTCGGTGTGATGCCGAAGCCGAGCCACACCACGAACAGCGGGGCGACGGCGATCTTCGGCACGACCTGGGCGAAGAGCAGGATCGGGTACAGCGTCCTCTCGACGGTCGAGGAGTAGACCATCACCACCGCCGCGAGCACGCCCACCGCGACGGCGATGACAAAGCCGAGCAGGGTCTCGTAGGTCGTGACCCACGTGTGCTGCCAGAGGTAACTCGTCTTGCCGGTCAGGACGTCCAGGGTGGCGCCCGGCGACGGGACGAGGTACGGCTCCACCAGCTCGGCCGCCGCGATGACCCACCAGGCGGCGAAACAAGCGACCAGCAGGACGGCGGGCCGCCAGCCCGCGTCCACCACCCGGGCCAGCCGCTCACCCGCCCCCGGCCGGTCGCGCGCCGACACACCGGACACGCCGGACGCACCGGAAGCGCTCTTCGACCGACCCGGGCCGTCGCTCTGCACCTGACTCGGACTCGCGCTGGGAGACTGGCTCTGGCTCACAGTGAACTCCTCGGGTGATCCGGGCAGTTACAAGAGCTAAGCGCTTTCAGAAAGCGCTTTCTGGTACGGTGATCGCCACGCTAATGACTCTCCGTCCATACGGTCAATAGGTCGTCCCTAAATTCCGGGGGTCGAGTTGAGTGAACGGGAAGCACGCAGACCGGAACCGCTCGCCGCGCACGCCCATGTCACCCTCGACGCCGTCGCCCGCCGCGCCGGGGTCTCCCTGGCGACCGCCTCCCGGGCCCTGAACGGCACCACCCGCGTCCGCGAGGAACTGCGCCTGCGGGTACGGGCCGCCGCCGATCTCCTCGGCTACATCCCCAACGCCCATGCCCAGGCGCTGGCCGGCGCGGCAGGCAACACGGTCGGCGTGATCTGCCACGATGTCGGCGATCCTTACTTCGCCGCGATCGCCGGCGGGGTGATGCGGGCCGCCGCCGAGCAGGACGTGCTGGTGATGCTCGCCAGCACCTTCCGGGAACCGGCCAGGGAGATCGCGTACGTCTCCATGCTGCGCGCCCAACGGGCCCGCGCCATCCTGCTGATCGGTTCGGGCTTCGAGGACCGCGCCTGGGAACGCACCCTGGACGCCGAACTCGCCCCGTACGTCCGCGCGGGCGGCCGGGTCGCGATCGTCAGCCGGCACCGGAGCCTGCGCGCCGACGCCGTACTGCCGGAGAACAGAGGCGGGGCGGCCGCGCTGGCCCGCGCCCTACTGGCCCTGGGACACCGGGAGTTCGGCGTGCTGAGCGGGCCGCCCGCGCTCACGACGGTCGCGGACCGGCTGGCCGGGTTCCGCGAGGGACTCGCGGAGGCCGGGGTCACCCTGCGCCCGGGCGCCGTCGTGCACGGCGCGTTCACCCGGGACGGCGGATACGCCGCCGCCCAGGAGCTGTTGGCCGGAAACACCCTCCCCACCTGTGTCTTCGCGG includes:
- a CDS encoding ABC transporter permease, encoding MSGVSARDRPGAGERLARVVDAGWRPAVLLVACFAAWWVIAAAELVEPYLVPSPGATLDVLTGKTSYLWQHTWVTTYETLLGFVIAVAVGVLAAVVMVYSSTVERTLYPILLFAQVVPKIAVAPLFVVWLGFGITPKILIAVLIAFFPVVISMVTGLKAVDPEMLQLSATMGAKPWQTFVKIRFPASLPHLFSGLKVAVTLAVTGAVVGEFVGADEGLGYVILQANGNLDTPMLFAGLLVMSLIGVVLFVLVEIAEKLLLPWHASRRDVGATTAF
- a CDS encoding LacI family DNA-binding transcriptional regulator, whose product is MSEREARRPEPLAAHAHVTLDAVARRAGVSLATASRALNGTTRVREELRLRVRAAADLLGYIPNAHAQALAGAAGNTVGVICHDVGDPYFAAIAGGVMRAAAEQDVLVMLASTFREPAREIAYVSMLRAQRARAILLIGSGFEDRAWERTLDAELAPYVRAGGRVAIVSRHRSLRADAVLPENRGGAAALARALLALGHREFGVLSGPPALTTVADRLAGFREGLAEAGVTLRPGAVVHGAFTRDGGYAAAQELLAGNTLPTCVFAVTDVMAVGALAAFREAGIRVPYDLSLAGFDDIPLVRELTPPLTTVALPLTEMGRHVISLALREPRGTRARVLRVGGDVVLRGSTAPPRPTGLRQ